In the genome of Clostridium cagae, one region contains:
- a CDS encoding TIGR01906 family membrane protein, with protein MSNNLQTSYKGYKTKHFINSVLGIFNALFTISISVIITLNLTFIYKLTIYKYNLSKVSGLTVEELMVNYKKIIVYLQNPFIEKLYFPNFHMSIQGEIHFQDVKRIFMYIYIYIFLVMILLGVYFLTRDKIRYDNYMELKYILNSSANYILVFVTFLMLCILINFSEMFNTFHKIFFRNTYWVFDSNLDPIIDVLPEEFFMIMSVIILIFILVHALISKIYYYKNCK; from the coding sequence ATGAGTAATAATTTACAGACATCATATAAAGGTTATAAAACTAAACATTTTATAAATTCTGTATTAGGTATATTTAATGCTTTGTTTACAATTTCAATTTCTGTAATTATTACATTAAATTTAACTTTTATATATAAGTTAACTATATATAAATACAATTTATCAAAAGTCAGTGGATTAACTGTGGAAGAATTAATGGTTAACTATAAAAAAATAATAGTATATTTACAAAATCCATTTATTGAAAAGTTATATTTTCCTAATTTTCATATGAGTATTCAGGGAGAAATTCATTTTCAAGATGTAAAAAGAATATTTATGTATATTTATATATATATTTTTTTAGTCATGATATTACTAGGAGTATACTTTCTTACAAGAGATAAAATAAGGTATGATAATTATATGGAACTGAAATATATATTAAATAGTAGTGCTAATTATATACTTGTATTTGTTACATTTTTAATGTTATGTATTTTAATTAATTTTTCAGAGATGTTTAATACATTTCATAAAATATTCTTTAGGAATACTTATTGGGTATTTGACTCCAATTTAGACCCAATAATTGATGTATTACCTGAAGAATTCTTTATGATAATGAGTGTGATTATACTGATATTTATATTAGTACATGCCTTAATTTCAAAAATATATTATTACAAAAACTGTAAATAG
- a CDS encoding sulfite exporter TauE/SafE family protein: MEVLLIICPLVFLAGIIDAVAGGGGIISLPAYIFAGIPIHIAYGTNKFASCIGTSISSIKFFRSGNIKIKSALVSAAGALIGSWFGAQIVLLLNEKYLNYCLIIILPIVSLFLLFNRSFGVKNKKELSNKKLYILSFIIGLFLGAYDGFFGPGTGTFLVICFTGILGFNLITASGNAKIVNLASNFSALIAYILGGKVMFSIGVPAAVCAIAGNYLGAHLAIKNGDKIIKPIIFVAIGLLFIKVIFDLI, from the coding sequence ATGGAAGTATTATTAATAATATGTCCACTTGTATTTTTAGCAGGAATTATTGATGCTGTAGCAGGTGGTGGAGGTATAATATCTTTGCCTGCATATATTTTTGCTGGAATACCAATTCATATTGCATATGGAACTAATAAATTTGCAAGTTGTATTGGTACTTCGATTTCATCAATAAAGTTTTTTAGAAGTGGAAACATAAAAATAAAATCAGCATTAGTATCTGCAGCAGGAGCATTAATAGGATCTTGGTTTGGAGCACAAATAGTATTATTGCTAAATGAAAAATATTTAAATTATTGTTTAATAATAATTTTGCCTATTGTTTCATTATTTTTATTGTTTAATAGAAGTTTTGGTGTTAAAAATAAAAAAGAACTATCTAATAAAAAGTTGTACATATTATCTTTTATTATTGGATTGTTTTTAGGTGCATATGATGGATTTTTTGGACCAGGAACTGGAACTTTTTTAGTTATATGTTTTACAGGAATATTAGGATTTAATCTCATAACTGCATCTGGAAATGCCAAAATTGTAAATTTAGCATCTAACTTTTCTGCATTAATAGCATATATATTAGGTGGAAAAGTTATGTTTTCTATTGGTGTGCCAGCAGCTGTATGTGCAATAGCTGGCAATTATTTGGGGGCTCATTTAGCTATTAAAAATGGCGATAAGATAATAAAACCAATAATATTTGTTGCTATTGGTTTATTATTTATAAAAGTTATATTTGATTTAATATAA